The Anabaena sp. WA102 genome contains a region encoding:
- a CDS encoding glycerophosphodiester phosphodiesterase: MTQTFINKPPIIIAHRGASGYRPEHTLASYELAIDLGADYIEPDLVITKDGVLIARHENEISETTDIANHPEFAHLKTTKIIDSEIKTGWFTEDLTIAEIKTLTAKERIPQLRPQNLVYEGIFPIPTFTEIIDLAQHKSQAIGRNIGIYPETKHPSYFQSIGLPLEDTLLLSLQTVNLPIFIQSFEVSNLKELSRKTDLPLVQLINDTSQPYDFVINNNPRNYADLLNQKGLKEIAEYAQAIGVNKNLLIPRDNHGQLLSPTSLIIDAHAANLQVHAWTFRNEDFFLPLDCQGNPEQEYQSFFKLGVDGVFSDYPDKALKVKLYE; the protein is encoded by the coding sequence ATGACTCAAACATTCATAAACAAACCCCCCATTATTATCGCTCATCGCGGTGCAAGTGGCTACCGTCCCGAACATACTTTAGCTAGTTATGAATTAGCAATTGATTTAGGTGCTGATTATATTGAACCCGATTTAGTTATTACTAAAGATGGTGTTTTAATTGCCCGTCATGAAAATGAAATCTCTGAAACTACAGATATTGCTAATCATCCCGAATTTGCTCATTTAAAAACCACGAAAATTATTGATAGTGAAATTAAAACAGGTTGGTTTACAGAAGACTTGACCATAGCAGAAATCAAAACCTTAACAGCTAAAGAACGTATTCCCCAATTACGCCCTCAAAATCTAGTTTATGAGGGAATATTTCCTATTCCCACTTTTACAGAAATCATTGATTTAGCCCAGCATAAAAGTCAAGCAATTGGCCGTAATATCGGCATTTATCCTGAAACGAAACATCCCAGTTATTTTCAATCAATTGGTTTACCATTAGAAGACACTTTATTATTAAGCTTACAAACAGTTAATTTACCCATATTTATTCAATCCTTTGAAGTTAGTAACCTCAAAGAATTGTCTCGAAAAACAGATTTACCATTAGTCCAACTCATTAATGATACTAGTCAACCTTACGATTTTGTGATTAATAATAATCCCCGAAATTATGCAGATTTATTAAATCAAAAAGGGTTGAAAGAAATTGCCGAATATGCCCAAGCAATAGGTGTAAATAAAAACTTATTAATTCCCAGAGATAATCATGGTCAATTACTATCACCAACATCTTTAATTATAGATGCTCATGCAGCTAATTTACAAGTTCACGCTTGGACTTTTAGAAATGAGGATTTTTTCTTACCCTTAGACTGTCAGGGAAATCCTGAACAGGAATATCAATCATTTTTTAAATTGGGTGTAGATGGTGTATTTAGTGATTATCCAGATAAAGCCTTAAAAGTCAAACTCTATGAATAA